In Halovulum dunhuangense, one genomic interval encodes:
- a CDS encoding phosphatidate cytidylyltransferase codes for MASAAVLIAIALIDFWRGGLYVTILVMAGTGLMLWEYRRIVLRGLSLSDRTLWIMAGSGAACVAATGLADLPYGVAALAVGLVLTALSDRARIEWMLPGLAYIALPMAILVDMRADPAQGFPLVLWLVCVVIAADVGAYFAGRLIGGPKLWPRLSPKKTWAGAIGGLVAALIVGTAFLFSGHVSLPVLVLLSGIMAVASMAGDLLESWLKRRYGVKDASSLIPGHGGLLDRFDGLIGALWAYALLGMFFA; via the coding sequence ATGGCTTCGGCCGCCGTCCTGATCGCCATCGCGCTGATCGATTTCTGGCGGGGCGGGCTTTACGTTACCATCCTCGTGATGGCCGGCACCGGGCTGATGCTGTGGGAATACCGCCGGATCGTGCTGCGGGGCCTGTCGCTGTCGGACCGGACGCTCTGGATCATGGCAGGCTCGGGGGCCGCCTGCGTGGCGGCGACGGGTCTTGCCGATCTGCCCTACGGGGTGGCGGCGCTGGCGGTAGGGCTGGTGCTGACCGCGCTGTCGGACCGGGCGCGGATCGAGTGGATGCTGCCCGGGCTTGCCTATATCGCGCTGCCCATGGCGATCCTCGTGGACATGCGCGCGGACCCCGCGCAGGGCTTTCCGCTGGTCCTGTGGCTGGTCTGCGTGGTCATCGCGGCCGATGTCGGCGCCTATTTCGCAGGCCGCCTGATCGGCGGCCCGAAGCTCTGGCCGCGGCTCAGCCCGAAAAAGACCTGGGCGGGCGCCATCGGCGGGCTGGTGGCGGCGTTGATCGTGGGCACGGCGTTTCTTTTCTCGGGCCACGTCTCGCTGCCCGTCCTCGTGCTTCTGAGCGGCATCATGGCGGTGGCCAGCATGGCCGGCGACCTGCTGGAAAGCTGGCTCAAGCGCCGCTACGGGGTAAAGGACGCGTCGTCGCTGATCCCGGGCCATGGCGGGCTTCTGGACCGGTTCGACGGGCTGATCGGCGCGCTCTGGGCCTATGCGCTGCTTGGGATGTTCTTCGCATGA
- the uppS gene encoding polyprenyl diphosphate synthase, with protein sequence MPNTRALHRKPEARHVAIIMDGNGRWALRRGMPRLAGHAKGVERLREVLRACPDLGITHLTLYAFSTENWKRPAEEVAGLMRLFRHYIKKESARLVKEGVRIRFIGNRDRLDADLGGMMGWLEELTAGNTALNVTVAIDYGGRDEILRATRRAMAAVAEGRLDPAELDEARLGAFMDTAGLPDPDLVLRTSGEVRISNFLLWQAAYAEYEFLDICWPDFTAEVLAGCIERYGARERRFGAATG encoded by the coding sequence ATGCCCAACACCCGCGCCCTTCACCGCAAGCCCGAGGCCCGCCACGTCGCCATCATCATGGACGGCAACGGCCGCTGGGCCTTGCGGCGGGGGATGCCCCGGCTTGCCGGGCACGCCAAGGGCGTGGAGCGCCTGCGCGAGGTGCTGCGCGCGTGCCCGGATCTGGGGATCACGCATCTGACGCTTTACGCCTTTTCGACCGAGAACTGGAAGCGGCCGGCCGAAGAGGTGGCCGGGCTGATGCGGCTGTTCCGGCACTACATAAAGAAGGAAAGCGCGCGGCTGGTGAAGGAAGGGGTGCGCATCCGTTTCATCGGCAATCGCGACCGGCTGGACGCGGATCTTGGCGGAATGATGGGCTGGCTGGAGGAACTGACCGCCGGCAACACGGCGCTCAACGTCACCGTGGCGATAGACTATGGCGGTCGGGACGAGATCCTGCGTGCCACCCGCCGCGCGATGGCCGCGGTGGCGGAAGGGCGGCTCGACCCGGCCGAACTGGACGAGGCGCGGCTCGGCGCCTTCATGGATACCGCGGGGCTGCCCGATCCGGACCTGGTGCTGCGCACTTCCGGCGAGGTGCGGATCTCGAACTTCCTGCTCTGGCAGGCGGCTTATGCCGAATACGAATTCCTCGACATCTGCTGGCCCGATTTCACCGCCGAGGTGCTGGCCGGCTGCATCGAGCGCTATGGCGCCCGCGAGCGGCGCTTCGGTGCGGCGACCGGATGA
- the frr gene encoding ribosome recycling factor — MSDDVDDIDIDALAKRMDGAVAALKGEFASLRTGRASASMLDPVMVDAYGSSMPINQCATINVPEPRMVLINVWDKSLVNAVDKAIRNSGLGINPVMDGTILRLPIPELNEERRRDLAKVAGQYAESARIAVRNVRRDGMDQLKKAKAAGMSEDDQKLWEQEIQDLTDATIKKIDAALEHKQEEIMQV, encoded by the coding sequence ATGAGCGACGATGTGGATGACATCGATATCGACGCGCTGGCCAAGCGCATGGATGGCGCGGTTGCCGCGCTGAAGGGCGAATTCGCCTCGCTGCGCACGGGCCGCGCCTCGGCCTCGATGCTGGATCCGGTGATGGTCGATGCCTATGGCTCGAGCATGCCGATCAACCAGTGCGCGACGATCAACGTGCCCGAGCCGCGGATGGTGCTGATCAATGTCTGGGACAAGAGCCTGGTGAACGCCGTGGACAAGGCGATCCGCAACTCTGGGCTTGGCATCAACCCGGTGATGGACGGCACGATCCTGCGCCTGCCGATCCCCGAGCTGAACGAGGAACGCCGCCGCGACCTGGCGAAGGTGGCCGGGCAATACGCCGAAAGCGCCCGCATCGCGGTGCGCAACGTCCGGCGTGACGGGATGGACCAGCTCAAGAAGGCCAAGGCCGCCGGCATGAGCGAGGACGACCAGAAGCTGTGGGAGCAGGAGATCCAGGACCTGACCGACGCGACGATCAAGAAGATCGACGCGGCGCTGGAGCACAAGCAGGAGGAGATCATGCAGGTCTGA
- the pyrH gene encoding UMP kinase — MADTDDSPTPRFRRVLLKISGEALMGPQGFGLHPPTVERIAAEVKRLREAGVQICMVIGGGNIFRGLQGSAQGMERTTADYMGMLATVMNALAMQSALESMGVFTRVISAIPMDQVCEPYIRRRAVRHLEKGRVCVFAAGTGNPYFTTDTAATLRANEMSCEAIFKGTQVDGVYDSDPKLNPDAKFFPEISYDEVLTRNLKVMDASAIALARENRLPIIVFSLNAPEGLVGVVSGRGKFTIVSEQTKPQLQGAATGA; from the coding sequence ATGGCCGACACGGACGACAGCCCGACACCCCGATTTCGCCGCGTCCTGCTGAAGATCTCGGGAGAGGCGCTGATGGGGCCGCAGGGCTTCGGGCTGCATCCGCCCACCGTCGAACGCATCGCCGCCGAAGTGAAGCGCCTGCGCGAGGCAGGCGTCCAGATCTGCATGGTGATCGGCGGCGGCAACATCTTCCGCGGGTTGCAGGGCAGCGCGCAGGGGATGGAACGCACGACCGCCGACTACATGGGCATGTTGGCCACGGTGATGAACGCGCTCGCCATGCAGTCGGCGCTCGAGTCGATGGGGGTGTTCACGCGCGTGATCTCGGCCATTCCGATGGACCAGGTGTGCGAGCCCTATATCCGCCGCCGCGCCGTGCGCCACCTGGAAAAGGGGCGCGTGTGCGTCTTTGCCGCCGGCACCGGCAACCCGTATTTCACCACCGACACCGCCGCGACCCTGCGCGCCAACGAGATGTCCTGCGAGGCCATCTTCAAGGGCACGCAGGTGGACGGCGTCTATGACAGCGACCCCAAGCTGAACCCGGATGCGAAATTCTTCCCCGAGATCAGCTATGACGAGGTGCTGACCCGCAATCTGAAGGTGATGGACGCCTCGGCCATTGCGCTGGCGCGCGAGAACCGGTTGCCGATCATCGTATTCTCGCTCAACGCCCCCGAGGGGCTGGTGGGCGTCGTTTCGGGGCGTGGCAAGTTCACCATCGTGTCCGAGCAGACCAAACCCCAGTTGCAGGGCGCCGCCACCGGCGCCTGA
- a CDS encoding substrate-binding domain-containing protein: MTPRKPMFTSAVAFRPLLAGTALCTALLAGEAMAQTVALSAPGTAVRIEGRLLSYDNGTYVIETSIGQISVPTDGLVCEGATCPTPEQIARANVINGVPGERVALTATTGGLRMEGTLISYENGLYRIETPLGPLEVRAQGTTCEGPGCPLIPQDSAALAPAPQTQTQADGARVTVPRLDRAPDVRFAGPAPLLDRVVPALVVDLADARGARLDMADTVSVSAADAAAAGLPAGGMAFSLEERGAGTLVVARYTESPAEALSLADGAETDIALVPTRPGALPGQPLLGTEALVAVVSPQNTVAALSAEDLTEIFSGRARNWSAFGGPDADIRVIGLPPRSDVTAALAETLLAPRGLNARAPDTLVADTDALAAAVAADPTAIGFTVQSASDGARRLALSSSCGLTAEATPEAVLTGRYPFSREIRALPRAGAGEEAGLVLAHLQGAAQDVMTDAGMIGPELVRFSLEQEMGGLAARLPQIGDEDRRALVDTALRIMPAAERLGTVLRLTEAGDALDPASREQIGRIIDLAAEQGLAELFLVGHAEDTGDAFTSRDMGRALARQVRSLMLSADVEGKLDTTLLRTVGLGAVTPIACADAPGAAASNRRVEIWVRR; the protein is encoded by the coding sequence ATGACCCCGAGAAAGCCCATGTTCACGAGTGCTGTCGCGTTTCGACCCCTGCTGGCTGGAACCGCACTCTGCACGGCGCTGCTCGCGGGCGAAGCTATGGCGCAGACGGTTGCGCTGAGCGCCCCCGGCACGGCCGTCCGAATCGAGGGGCGGCTTCTGTCCTATGACAACGGCACCTATGTGATCGAAACCTCGATCGGCCAGATATCGGTGCCAACCGACGGGCTGGTCTGCGAAGGCGCGACCTGCCCCACCCCCGAACAGATCGCCCGCGCCAATGTCATCAACGGCGTGCCCGGCGAACGCGTGGCGCTGACCGCGACCACGGGCGGGCTGCGGATGGAGGGCACGCTCATCTCCTACGAGAACGGGCTCTACCGGATCGAGACGCCGCTGGGCCCGCTCGAGGTTCGGGCGCAGGGAACGACCTGCGAGGGGCCGGGCTGCCCGCTGATCCCGCAGGACAGCGCGGCGCTTGCCCCCGCGCCACAGACACAGACGCAGGCCGATGGCGCCCGCGTGACGGTCCCCCGCCTGGACCGCGCGCCGGATGTCCGTTTCGCGGGGCCCGCGCCGCTTCTCGACCGGGTCGTGCCCGCGCTTGTGGTCGACCTGGCCGATGCACGCGGCGCGCGCCTCGACATGGCCGATACCGTATCGGTCAGTGCGGCCGATGCCGCCGCTGCCGGTCTGCCGGCGGGGGGGATGGCGTTCAGCCTGGAAGAGAGGGGCGCGGGGACGCTGGTCGTCGCCCGCTATACCGAAAGCCCGGCCGAGGCGCTCTCGCTTGCGGACGGGGCCGAAACCGATATCGCCCTCGTGCCGACGCGGCCGGGCGCCCTGCCCGGTCAACCGCTTCTGGGAACCGAGGCGCTGGTCGCGGTCGTCTCTCCGCAGAACACCGTGGCGGCGCTTTCGGCCGAGGATCTGACGGAGATCTTCTCGGGTCGGGCGCGCAACTGGTCGGCCTTCGGCGGGCCGGATGCAGACATCCGCGTGATCGGCCTGCCGCCGCGCAGCGACGTGACCGCGGCCCTTGCCGAGACGCTGCTTGCCCCGCGCGGGCTGAACGCGCGTGCGCCCGATACGTTGGTGGCGGACACCGACGCGCTGGCCGCGGCGGTTGCGGCCGATCCCACGGCCATCGGCTTTACCGTGCAATCCGCAAGCGACGGCGCGCGGCGGTTGGCGCTGTCGTCAAGCTGCGGCCTGACGGCCGAGGCGACGCCCGAGGCGGTGCTGACCGGGCGCTACCCGTTCAGCCGCGAGATCCGGGCGCTGCCCCGCGCCGGTGCCGGCGAAGAGGCGGGACTGGTGCTCGCCCATCTGCAAGGCGCCGCGCAGGACGTGATGACCGATGCCGGGATGATCGGCCCCGAACTGGTGCGCTTTTCCCTCGAACAGGAAATGGGCGGGCTCGCGGCGCGCCTGCCGCAGATCGGCGACGAGGATCGCCGCGCACTGGTCGATACCGCGCTCAGGATCATGCCCGCCGCCGAACGGCTGGGCACGGTGTTGCGCCTGACCGAGGCGGGCGACGCGCTCGATCCCGCCTCGCGCGAGCAGATCGGCCGGATCATCGACCTGGCCGCCGAGCAGGGCCTGGCCGAACTGTTCCTCGTCGGCCATGCCGAGGATACCGGCGACGCGTTCACCAGCCGCGACATGGGCCGGGCGCTGGCGCGCCAGGTGCGGTCGCTGATGCTGTCGGCGGATGTCGAGGGCAAGCTCGACACGACGCTGCTGCGCACCGTGGGCCTTGGCGCGGTGACGCCGATCGCCTGCGCCGATGCGCCGGGCGCGGCCGCGTCCAACCGCAGGGTGGAGATCTGGGTACGGCGCTGA
- the tsf gene encoding translation elongation factor Ts has product MAITAAMVKELRDTTGAGMMDAKKALTETDGDMEAAVDWLRTKGLAKAAKKSGRTAAEGLVAVRVEGGVGVAVEVNSETDFVAKNADFQKMVAGIAGVALGVSDVEALKAADMGGKPVADVVTDKVATIGENMSVRRMARIEGDSVAAYIHNAAADGMGKIGVLVALKGGDEAIGKQIAMHVAATNPASLSEKDLDPALIEREKQVLTDQARESGKPDAVIEKMIVGRMNKFFEEVTLLNQKFVMNPDVTVAQAAKDAGAEILGFVRLAVGEGIEKEEEDFAAEVAKTMKG; this is encoded by the coding sequence ATGGCGATCACCGCAGCGATGGTGAAGGAACTCCGCGACACGACCGGCGCGGGCATGATGGATGCCAAGAAGGCACTGACCGAAACCGATGGCGACATGGAAGCCGCCGTGGACTGGCTGCGGACCAAGGGCCTGGCCAAGGCCGCCAAGAAGTCGGGCCGCACCGCCGCCGAGGGTCTTGTGGCCGTCCGCGTCGAGGGTGGCGTCGGCGTCGCGGTCGAGGTGAACTCGGAAACCGACTTCGTCGCGAAGAATGCCGACTTCCAGAAGATGGTCGCCGGTATCGCGGGCGTCGCGCTGGGTGTGTCGGATGTCGAGGCGCTGAAGGCCGCCGACATGGGCGGCAAGCCGGTCGCCGACGTGGTGACCGACAAGGTCGCGACCATCGGCGAGAACATGTCCGTGCGCCGCATGGCCCGTATCGAGGGCGACAGCGTGGCCGCCTACATCCACAACGCCGCCGCTGACGGCATGGGCAAGATCGGCGTGCTGGTCGCGCTGAAGGGTGGCGACGAGGCGATCGGCAAGCAGATCGCGATGCATGTGGCCGCGACCAACCCTGCCTCGCTGTCGGAAAAGGATCTGGACCCCGCGCTGATCGAGCGCGAGAAGCAGGTGCTGACCGACCAGGCCCGCGAAAGCGGCAAGCCCGATGCGGTGATCGAGAAGATGATCGTCGGCCGGATGAACAAGTTCTTCGAGGAAGTCACGCTTCTGAACCAGAAGTTCGTGATGAACCCCGACGTGACCGTGGCCCAGGCCGCCAAGGACGCCGGCGCCGAGATCCTGGGCTTCGTCAGGCTCGCGGTGGGCGAGGGCATCGAGAAGGAAGAAGAGGACTTCGCGGCCGAGGTCGCCAAGACCATGAAGGGCTGA
- the rpsB gene encoding 30S ribosomal protein S2: MALPEFSLRQLLEAGVHFGHQTHRWNPRMGQFIYGERNGIHIIDLTQTVPLLDAALNAVRETVAKGGRILFVGTKRQAQRPIAEAAERSAQYYMNHRWLGGTLTNWKTVSASIARLKSIDEQMAQGAAGLTKKERLNMEREQAKLQASLGGIREMGGVPDMIFVVDTNKEALAVTEAKKLGIPVVAILDSNSSPAGIDYPIPGNDDAARAIALYCDLVAAAALDGMAAQLGSQGIDLGAMEEAPAEDLAAEDAAAE, from the coding sequence ATGGCTCTTCCCGAGTTCTCTCTGCGTCAGCTGCTGGAAGCTGGCGTTCACTTCGGCCACCAGACTCACCGCTGGAACCCCCGCATGGGCCAGTTCATCTATGGTGAGCGGAACGGCATCCACATCATCGACCTGACCCAGACCGTGCCGCTGCTCGACGCGGCGCTGAACGCGGTGCGCGAGACGGTGGCCAAGGGTGGCCGGATCCTGTTCGTCGGCACCAAGCGCCAGGCGCAGCGCCCGATCGCCGAGGCGGCCGAGCGGTCGGCCCAGTACTACATGAACCACCGCTGGCTGGGCGGCACGCTGACCAACTGGAAGACGGTGTCGGCGTCCATCGCGCGGCTGAAGTCGATCGACGAGCAGATGGCGCAGGGCGCCGCCGGCCTGACCAAGAAAGAGCGCCTCAACATGGAGCGCGAGCAGGCCAAGCTCCAGGCATCCCTCGGCGGTATCCGCGAGATGGGCGGCGTTCCCGACATGATCTTTGTCGTGGACACCAACAAGGAAGCGCTTGCCGTGACCGAGGCGAAGAAGCTGGGCATCCCGGTGGTCGCGATCCTGGACAGCAACTCCTCGCCCGCCGGCATCGACTACCCGATCCCCGGCAATGACGACGCGGCCCGCGCCATCGCGCTTTACTGCGACCTGGTCGCCGCCGCCGCCCTGGACGGCATGGCCGCGCAGCTTGGCTCGCAGGGGATCGACCTGGGCGCGATGGAAGAGGCCCCGGCCGAAGACCTGGCCGCCGAAGACGCTGCGGCAGAGTAA
- a CDS encoding GNAT family N-acetyltransferase, whose protein sequence is MLPEADASATLERAALRSLHDVAGPDLRAALGLAWVEEGGIAASIAAGLPASAIVVNRAAGIATGADMGRAAGLYRRAGVPRFFLHEAPGARSLVPSGAGLERVRGWQKFELALEGWSPGPDPAADGGPEIRRIGVNEGEAFARIACDAFDLGDAARPWLARLPQARGWQVYLALRDGQPLGCGALFIQGRACWTDWGATRPDARGQGVQRRCLAHRLMAARAAGCLIAHSCTGEAVPGDPQHSWNNLVRMGFRPTTLRPNYAPPRGRA, encoded by the coding sequence ATGCTGCCTGAAGCGGACGCATCGGCCACGCTGGAACGGGCTGCGCTGAGGTCGCTGCACGATGTTGCGGGGCCGGATTTGCGCGCAGCACTCGGCCTGGCGTGGGTCGAAGAGGGAGGGATCGCCGCCAGCATCGCGGCGGGCCTTCCCGCCAGCGCCATCGTGGTGAACCGCGCGGCCGGCATCGCAACGGGCGCGGACATGGGGCGGGCGGCCGGGCTTTACCGGCGGGCCGGGGTGCCCCGCTTCTTCCTGCACGAAGCGCCTGGCGCCAGGAGCCTCGTGCCGTCAGGGGCCGGGCTGGAGCGGGTGCGCGGCTGGCAGAAGTTCGAGCTTGCGCTCGAGGGGTGGTCGCCGGGGCCGGATCCGGCCGCGGATGGCGGGCCGGAGATCCGGCGCATCGGTGTGAATGAGGGCGAGGCTTTCGCCAGGATCGCCTGCGACGCCTTCGACCTTGGCGATGCCGCGCGGCCCTGGCTGGCGCGTCTGCCGCAGGCCAGGGGCTGGCAGGTGTATCTTGCCCTCAGGGACGGGCAGCCACTCGGTTGCGGCGCGCTTTTCATCCAGGGTCGGGCCTGCTGGACCGACTGGGGCGCCACGCGACCCGATGCGCGCGGGCAGGGCGTGCAGCGCCGGTGTCTCGCCCACAGGCTGATGGCGGCACGGGCGGCGGGCTGCCTTATCGCGCATTCCTGCACCGGAGAGGCGGTGCCGGGCGATCCGCAGCATTCCTGGAACAACCTGGTGCGCATGGGCTTCCGCCCCACCACGCTGCGGCCGAACTACGCGCCGCCGCGCGGGCGCGCCTGA
- a CDS encoding homocysteine S-methyltransferase family protein, protein MKTENTRVAALRDGTRPFLVDSGLETWMSFVEGFDLPLFGAFHLLGQDKGRTALRAWFLRHIRIAQAHGTGFVLDTVTWRASQGWGHQLGLTRYDVALINIEAARFAATLRHEMETPDCPMPINGVIGPRGDGYILDAALTPEDALAYHRHQAEALRAGGVDMLSAITMTHTGEAIGIALAAAELGLPCVISFTVETDGRLPSGETLADAIAATDAATGAGPLFYMVNCAHPSHFRGVLSGDWLHRIGGIRANASCRSHAELEASETLDAGDPLALAEDYAALDRVLPNLRLRGGCCGTDHRHIEAIAARHAGGHADAA, encoded by the coding sequence ATGAAAACCGAAAACACGCGGGTTGCCGCATTGCGGGACGGGACGCGGCCCTTTCTCGTCGACAGCGGGCTCGAGACCTGGATGAGCTTCGTCGAGGGGTTCGACCTGCCGCTCTTCGGCGCGTTTCACCTGCTGGGCCAGGACAAGGGCCGCACCGCGCTGCGCGCGTGGTTCCTGCGCCATATCCGGATCGCGCAGGCGCATGGCACGGGGTTCGTGCTCGATACCGTGACCTGGCGCGCCTCGCAGGGATGGGGGCACCAGCTTGGGCTGACCCGCTACGACGTCGCGCTCATCAACATCGAGGCGGCGCGCTTTGCCGCGACCCTGCGCCACGAGATGGAGACGCCGGACTGCCCGATGCCCATCAACGGGGTGATCGGCCCCCGCGGCGACGGCTACATCCTCGATGCCGCGCTGACGCCGGAGGATGCGCTGGCCTATCACCGCCACCAGGCCGAGGCGCTGCGCGCCGGCGGCGTGGACATGCTTTCGGCGATCACCATGACCCATACGGGCGAGGCCATCGGCATCGCGCTGGCGGCGGCGGAGCTGGGCCTTCCTTGCGTTATCTCGTTCACGGTGGAAACCGACGGGCGGCTTCCCTCGGGCGAGACGCTGGCGGATGCCATCGCGGCGACGGATGCGGCAACCGGGGCGGGGCCGCTTTTCTACATGGTAAACTGCGCCCATCCCTCGCATTTCCGGGGCGTGCTCAGCGGCGACTGGCTGCACCGGATCGGCGGCATCCGCGCGAATGCGTCCTGCCGCAGCCATGCCGAACTGGAGGCGTCCGAAACCCTGGATGCGGGCGATCCGCTGGCGCTGGCCGAGGATTATGCCGCGCTTGACCGGGTGCTGCCGAACCTGCGGCTGCGCGGGGGATGCTGCGGCACCGATCACCGCCATATCGAGGCGATCGCCGCGCGCCATGCCGGGGGGCATGCCGATGCTGCCTGA
- a CDS encoding TetR/AcrR family transcriptional regulator, which yields MRKGQATRERLMDIAEGAIMDKGFGATSIDEIIAAAEITKSGFFYHFPDKNALAFALLERHQQREDELFDRLEARAATLSDDPLHSFLIFITLLAETMDAMETGFPGCLVATFVYQERLFDRNVIVLNRSLVLRWRDRFRGQFERIAERYPPRDTVDLDQLADFVSTVVEGGMVMSRALGERQVLSGQVLVLRSYVKLLFQPALD from the coding sequence ATGCGCAAGGGACAGGCGACCCGCGAGAGGCTTATGGACATTGCCGAGGGCGCGATCATGGACAAGGGCTTCGGCGCCACCTCAATCGACGAGATCATCGCCGCGGCCGAGATCACGAAAAGCGGCTTCTTCTACCACTTCCCCGACAAGAACGCCCTCGCCTTCGCGCTGCTGGAGCGTCACCAGCAGCGCGAGGACGAGCTTTTCGACAGGCTCGAAGCCCGCGCCGCGACGCTGAGCGACGACCCGCTGCATTCCTTCCTCATCTTCATCACCCTGCTGGCCGAGACGATGGACGCGATGGAGACGGGCTTTCCCGGATGCCTTGTCGCGACCTTCGTCTACCAGGAGCGGCTGTTCGACCGGAACGTGATCGTGCTGAACCGGTCGCTGGTGCTGCGCTGGCGCGACCGGTTCCGCGGCCAGTTCGAGCGTATCGCCGAGCGTTACCCGCCGCGCGATACGGTCGATCTGGACCAGCTTGCCGATTTCGTCTCGACCGTGGTCGAGGGGGGCATGGTGATGTCGCGCGCGCTGGGCGAGCGGCAGGTGCTGTCGGGCCAGGTGCTGGTGCTGCGCAGTTACGTCAAGCTTCTGTTCCAGCCCGCGCTCGATTGA
- a CDS encoding PfkB family carbohydrate kinase: MTDTLPILCAGSALWDIIARTDRRMRPGFDVPGKISRQLGGVALNVALALARREAPVALLSAVGEDAEGAALLAEAALAGIDCTHVARTADPTDSYLAIEDPLGEVFGAVADCALLERQGAAVLSPLLDGRLGSAAAPWAGGLVVDGNFPQGLLDPLADAPAYRAARIALVPASPGKAGRLARAMTHPGSTLYVNRIEAEILCEAPLPGAAEAAEALLARGAARVVVTDSHRPAAAADADGLLTCQPPQVTARTTTGAGDAFLAAHLDASRRGADPRAALEAAVAAAAAHISHI; the protein is encoded by the coding sequence ATGACAGACACCCTTCCCATTCTCTGCGCGGGCTCGGCCCTGTGGGACATCATCGCGCGCACCGACCGCCGGATGCGCCCGGGCTTCGACGTGCCGGGCAAGATCAGCCGGCAGCTTGGCGGCGTCGCGCTGAACGTGGCGCTGGCGCTGGCGCGGCGCGAGGCGCCCGTGGCGCTGCTGTCCGCCGTGGGCGAGGATGCCGAGGGCGCGGCGCTTCTGGCCGAGGCGGCGCTGGCCGGGATCGACTGCACCCATGTGGCGCGCACGGCCGATCCCACCGACAGCTACCTTGCCATCGAGGATCCGCTGGGCGAGGTGTTCGGCGCCGTGGCCGATTGCGCCCTGCTCGAAAGGCAGGGCGCGGCGGTGCTTTCGCCGCTTCTTGACGGGCGGCTCGGGTCCGCGGCCGCGCCCTGGGCGGGTGGGCTGGTGGTCGACGGGAATTTCCCGCAGGGCCTGCTCGACCCGCTGGCCGACGCGCCCGCCTATCGCGCGGCGCGCATCGCCCTGGTCCCCGCGAGCCCGGGCAAGGCCGGGCGGCTTGCGCGCGCCATGACCCATCCGGGCAGCACGCTTTACGTCAACCGGATCGAGGCCGAGATCCTGTGCGAGGCGCCGCTTCCCGGCGCCGCCGAGGCAGCCGAGGCGCTGCTTGCGCGGGGTGCGGCGCGGGTCGTCGTGACCGACAGCCACCGGCCCGCGGCGGCGGCCGATGCCGATGGCCTGCTGACCTGCCAGCCGCCGCAGGTGACCGCGCGCACCACGACCGGCGCGGGCGACGCGTTTCTTGCCGCCCATCTCGATGCCAGCCGCCGCGGTGCCGATCCGCGCGCGGCGCTCGAAGCGGCGGTCGCCGCCGCGGCGGCCCATATCTCCCACATCTGA
- a CDS encoding pseudouridine-5'-phosphate glycosidase has product MPAAPLLWSEKAATARDAGRPLVALESTIITHGMPWPRNLETARAVEQAVREAGAEPATIAVMGGHIRVGLDDGALEDLAQARDVAKLSRADIAAALAAGRTGATTVAATMIAAHLAGIEVFATGGIGGVHRGAESSFDISADLTELAETPVCVVAAGPKAILDIPKTLEVLETRGVPVIAYGQDAMPAFWSRDSGLPAPLRMDSAEAIAAAFAMRRRLGLPGGQLVANPIPAEAEIPAATLAPHIEAALAEAAARGIAAKDVTPFLLGRVLELTGGRSLEANIALVLNNARLAAGIATALRKGNVALQGGRS; this is encoded by the coding sequence ATGCCTGCCGCCCCCCTGCTCTGGTCCGAAAAGGCCGCCACCGCCCGCGATGCCGGCCGGCCGCTGGTGGCGCTGGAAAGCACAATCATCACCCATGGCATGCCCTGGCCCCGGAACCTGGAAACCGCCCGCGCGGTCGAGCAGGCGGTGCGCGAGGCCGGCGCCGAGCCTGCCACCATCGCGGTGATGGGCGGGCATATCCGCGTGGGCCTGGACGACGGCGCGCTCGAGGACCTGGCGCAGGCGCGGGACGTGGCGAAACTGTCGCGCGCCGACATCGCGGCGGCGCTGGCCGCGGGCCGCACGGGTGCGACGACGGTTGCCGCGACCATGATCGCGGCACATCTGGCCGGGATCGAGGTGTTCGCCACCGGCGGGATCGGCGGCGTGCATCGCGGCGCCGAGTCGAGCTTCGACATATCCGCCGACCTGACGGAACTGGCCGAAACCCCGGTCTGCGTGGTGGCGGCCGGGCCCAAGGCCATTCTCGACATCCCCAAGACGCTCGAGGTGCTCGAGACCCGCGGCGTGCCGGTGATCGCCTACGGGCAGGACGCGATGCCCGCCTTCTGGTCGCGCGACAGCGGCCTGCCCGCGCCGCTGCGCATGGACAGCGCCGAGGCGATCGCCGCCGCCTTTGCCATGCGCCGCAGGCTGGGTCTGCCCGGCGGGCAGCTTGTAGCGAACCCGATCCCGGCAGAGGCCGAGATCCCGGCCGCGACGCTTGCCCCCCATATCGAGGCGGCCCTGGCCGAGGCGGCCGCGCGCGGGATCGCGGCCAAGGACGTGACGCCCTTCCTGCTGGGCCGGGTGCTGGAGCTGACCGGCGGCCGCTCGCTCGAGGCCAATATCGCGCTGGTCCTGAACAATGCGCGGCTTGCCGCCGGGATCGCCACCGCTCTGCGCAAGGGCAATGTTGCGCTGCAAGGTGGCAGGTCTTAA